A region of the Drosophila subpulchrella strain 33 F10 #4 breed RU33 chromosome 3L, RU_Dsub_v1.1 Primary Assembly, whole genome shotgun sequence genome:
TTTCACCCAAATTCGTTTAACgaaatttgatattataaaaCTGGTTGGTATCATCTTGTCTCCCCGTCCCTTAACTTCTGAGATACATATCTAGCAGGAAATGACCCAACAAAAAACCAAGTTGCTTAAAAAGTTTCTTGTAAGCTTTAACTAGCGAAGAGTAATCAAAGGAAATTTATGTTGTTGCTTCTCAAggtttttttctttatttgcaGCCAGCTCTTCGAGTTGTAATAGTCAATTTCGGTGGAGTTCGGCCCCTCGACAGCCCCCACTCATTTAATTAGCCCGCAAATATGTGTTGACAGCTGCTGCTTGACAATCTTTTAGCTAGAAATTTGTCCCTCAGCTTGGAATGAAAATACTTGTGAAGTCGAAGCGGTGACacttttgcttttgttttcaCAGCAGCCACATGGGGCTGGGGGAAAATTCGCTGGAAGCTGAAAACTGAGGAGCCCAGGAGGAAGTTGTAGACAAGAGCTGGCGCTCAGTGGGTTAAAGGGGGTGGGAGGAGGTGTTGTGCGGTGTGGTGTGGGCTTTGAGGTGGGTTAAACAACAACTTGCCACAGCTGCTGGTTGCAAGTTTAACACAAGTTTCACTTGTTTCTATGTCGCTTTATTTGACTAGAATTTTTAAGATATACACAGGAATATTGTAACTAAAATTGTTAAGAAACAAGACATTTTTCTTCATTTTCTTTATTAAGAAGACcagcattttttatttaaaaacagaaaaattagAGTTTTATAAATggattaaatatattataatgatATTTGTTAGTAAGGAATATGATGTATTAAATAACATTCAATTTGAGTTTCTTTTTGTACAGTTGAATAACAacgaaaaattataaaattaatatttttctttgccTTCGTGTCTAAGAATTCAACCCAGTTAGCTGGtggtttctttttttattactaAGTTGGTTAGCTCGCTAATTCCCCCTGTACTCCACCAATCCTCCGCGCATTTTCATACAACACTTCAAGGACACTTGAAGCTGCCTTCGGCGGTGCACAATGCATAAATTTGGTTTCTGATTGCAAGCCCAAGCCAAAATGTTAATTAGCTGCAAGCCGCGCTGCACGTGAGACCCGAGAccccaaaaaaataaaccagCCCGGGTAATAACAATAACATCCCGGCCGCGTCGGAAAATTACGCGCCTGCGCTGTGAAGTTAAGTGAAGTGCAGTGCAGCGAGGTGAAGTGCAGTAAATGAAGTTGACCGAAAAAGAAACTACGAAAACCATTCAGAAACACTTGAAATTCGGTTTTTTTTCCCTTAGTATATTGCTTGCTTTATACCCTAACCAGAAAACTAATTGGATAGAGAAGAGATTCGGTCATGATGAGTTTGCAATATCCATAAACCATATGTATGCTGAATAATGAACACAAACGAACAGCTAATTATGTGGGGtcttaaaaaatttgagaTTATAGGTAACAAGTATATAGATTGCCAGAAATGAGAAATTATTAATACATTCAGTAGAGTAACTTGataatgcaattaaaaacaagatatAATATAAATCATATCATATATTATATAGGTATTATGTGATTTAatatatcattttaaaaaaaactactTATGATTGAGATAATGAATTAATAAGAAACCATtgacatacatatatatgtgacTAAAGAAACATTTCAGATGATATAGCCATTTTAATCAGGCGTTAATATAAAGGTACTgaagatttaaaaattgtatatcattAGAAATTGGGAAAAGATTTAAAACCAACCTTTACCAACTTATAATTCGTGGCCTTGGTACATTTAAAAATCCCTAAACAGTAAAGTATCTCTCAGTAAGTGTATCTCAAAGGTCTGCTCGCATTTGATGTTGCAAACCGCAAACGCAACAAATGCAGTCGCTAAATTACAGCAGCGGCGCAGTCGCGAAATATTACAGAATTTACGGGCTGCCGAAGCGgacaaagaaataaatataaaacaaaggCTGCCAAAGGAGCAGAACTCAAAGGAACCCAAGGGGGAGGCATTGGAATATCACGTCGCTCCTGTAGagcgcaaaaaaaaactttgccacttAAGACGGCGACGGAGATTCAGACTTGAAGACGGCAACGGCTTAGCAGGccaacagaaaaaaaaagaaaataaataaaaaagaggaaaacCAGTAACCAAAGTTGTCGGCACTTTTTGTTGTTGCGTTCGCAGTGCCCCGCGAAAAGTGCTCAAAATTGTTGAACTGCTTTTGGCTTTGCCAACTGCCGACAAAATGCGGGCACGAGGGGGTTAAATGTGCAACATTGTGGCTGGCAACATTTTTGCTGCCGCTGCGGATTTAGGTTTTTTTCTCCTtcccctcttttttttttggttttggtcaCTTTACGCATTTTGCAGCCCAACCGGAGTTGTATAAATATtgtaaattgattttaaatggATGGCGGGGGCAAGGAGTTACTCCTCCTGTTAGATTTTTTGATGTGATTGCCTGCAAGTTCCTTCATCATCTCCTCACCGCAAGCGAAAATAAATCAGCGCTTGTCTGTCTGGGGTTCTTTTTACCCTCGCTTTTTTtgtgtatacatatatatctttTTATTCTGCTGTCCATCAGTCGACGGACTTGGCCTCCTCCCCCATATGAAAGAACCCCAGACTTTGGCGTGTCTTGTATCTCGAGGGGTCAACAATTTCCTTGCTGATTTTCTGCTTTGTGCTTTTTTAACTTGCGGCATTTAATGTCCCGGCAGCGACACTTAACATGCAACTTGATTTTTATTGCAACTCCATAATTTATCACCAGCCGACCCCACGTAATCCCCTCGAAATGAGGTGTAAATGGATGGGTTGACGGTATTGTCTAgggattttaattttaattgccAGTTCAATGACACTGCAATATTGTCAAATTCATTTATTGATCGTATGTGAGTGTGTTTTATTAAtgccttttttatatttttgtttattttacaGGTTCTCTCGGCTCTGGACATTCTACAGCCACCGCATTTGGATTTCTTTCAAGAAATGTATCctttttacaaacaaaaaacacaatgaaaagtttttcttGTGCAGTTAAGAGTGTGGAAATTAGACTAATGTGGAATTATGTGGTTTTCTTGGTACCATTATAATTTCCTTCTTAAATAATTGTGGTTTTAAATCTAGAAATTATTCAAAAAGTTCCCTTTAATCTTTAAAAGAATATAATATttgttcaattaaattagCAAGCTAATCTTTGgatatttttaataacttttcaTTGAACCTGGAAATTTATTAGAAGAGAAAATGAACTTCCGAAAAATATTCAAACTAAAAATGAACTGCAACTATTTTATTAATCTTTTCCCTCTAGAAACTATAAAATTCGATTTTGCAAAGTGAGTTGCCTGCTTTTCGTGCGTCGCAGCCGAAACTTTTGGGCTAAAAGCAAATGTAACTAATTGAAAAAGTTTTAAGCACAAACAAACAAGGCCAAAAAAATAATGTGGTGAAAGGAGAAAAGGGAGTTTcaaacttttgtttgttcCTCTCGCATGTCGCTATAAAATTCTATAAAATTGGTTTCCACCTTAACCCCTCCTTTGAATCGACCAATAGCTATGTGATAACGGAGCTGCTGCAATCGGATCTGCACAAGATAATCGTGTCGCCGCAGCACCTGTCCGCCGACCACATCAAGGTGTTCCTCTACCAGATCCTGCGCGGCCTCAAGTATCTGCACTCGGCCCGCATCCTGCATCGCGACATCAAGCCGGGCAACCTGCTGGTCAACTCGAATTGCGTGCTCAAGATCTGTGATTTCGGACTGGCCCGCGTCGAGGAGCCGGACCAGGCCAAGCACATGACCCAGGAGGTGGTCACCCAGTACTACCGGGCTCCGGAGATCCTGATGGGCGCCCGTCACTACTCGTCGGCGGTGGATGTGTGGTCGGTGGGCTGCATTTTCGGCGAGCTACTGGGCCGTCGCATCCTCTTCCAGGCGCAAAACCCTGTGCAGCAGCTGGAGCTGATCACCGAGCTGCTGGGCACACCGACCATGGAGGACATGCGGCACGCCTGCGAGGGCGCCCGCACCCACATGCTGCGCCGGGCGCCCAAGCCGCCCTCCTTCTCGGTGCTCTACACACTCAGCTCGCATGCCACGCACGAGGCGGTGCACCTGCTCTGCCAGATGCTCGTCTTCGATCCGGTAATATAACTTTCAAATGTTAActgagttttaaaaatttttagatACTGGTTTAAGAAAAGATCAGTCTTTGTGCCATTCCATTATGTAAGGGGAAAAGCCAGACTTTAAGAAACCGTAGGTTTTCTAGATGTTGATTGAATAACTATTATCATACTAAGAGATTAAAAACATAATGTTATGGATCAGTTATATTAACATTACAGATTTCaaacattaaaaagaaaaaatgttatgAGTATACAAAGGACTCTATTCATAAACATATCTTAAAGGTTTGATAAAACATTAAATGATCTTTTAAATGCATCattggaaaaaattatatttttgactaaagatcacttaaatttgtttttcttatgTCCAGAATGAAACCTATCTATATTGATGGATTTATTTCtagttaaacatttttttcaacTAAATAAGtgaaaataaagaaacaaattagtataattttaatggaaaactaaaatgaaacaatttttgaaacTCCTTAAAAAGGTTTGTAGTCATAGGGATAACCAGAAAAGTATCAATTTCTAAAATTCAGTGAATTTTTATCGATTGTAAATATTCTTCAATACAACTGTTTTCGATTTCCCAACCAGGACAAGCGCATTTCTGTGACAGATGCCCTGGCGCATCCGTATCTGGACGAGGGTCGCCTGCGCTACCATTCGTGCATGTGCAAATGCTGCTTCACTACCTCGGCCGGAATGCGACAATATACGGCTGATTTCGAGCCCTCCGCCGGCCAGCCCTTCGATGATCTATGGGAACGCAAGCTCACATCGGTGCAACAGGTCAAGGGTGAGTGGGAATCATACATAATAATATCCAATCACAACTAATCGATTGGAAACTTGCAGAGGAGATGCACAAGTTCATAGCCGAGCAGCTGCAAACAGGTCGTGTGCCGCTCTGCATTAATCCGCAGAGTGCGGCCTTCAAGAGTTTCGCCAGGTGAGTGGGGCGTTCCCGGCCAAGGCCTCCACAGAGTTTTCCCACCAAATAAAGAAACCCCTTAAAATTTTCCTCACCTCTGCACGCAGTCCCGTCCTCTTTTACCCCaacaacttttttaaaaatttaacactTAGTCAAAATTGTAAACCTTGTTTTTATCTTTCTATACTCTTATGTTACAATtgatttcttattttttgtttgaataATTGACCATGGCTTCCGTGTAATGCTCTCTCTCTATATTTTGAACCTGTTCCACTTAATTGTCGTACCTCTACCAAGACCCCCACCCACCCACTCGAACTATCTCTATATAACTCTCTACCCTAACGAACTACGATTATAATTTTGTAACcttatttttaaatgatcTTTTTCGTTtgttcttttatttttgttgttcAACATGGATATTAATCTTGAAATTTCTATTAAATCGAATCGTTATATTTGCGTTGTTAAGCCAATGAGAATGAGAAAATCTACTACTACTACCACTACCACTACTACCACTACAACTTGCACTGCTGCTCCTGCCGCTGCTCCAATCCGCCGCCGCCTACTGTTGCGCTGCCCTCGAGAACCGATCCAGATCCAGATCGAGATCGTTATCCAGATCAAGATACTAGGCGCGCGAGATCTCCTCTCACTAGAACGAATCGATATACGATCTAATAACGCAGAAGTCACAAGATACTATCCGAAATCTACCGAATGATTGAAGAATGAAAATgatataatgaaaatgaaaaatgcaAGCACAGCCAAGATAAAGATACAATAATACAGATACAGAAAATGAGGCCTCGGGGCGGCAACTGTCTCTCTACTCCTTCTTAGGTCTGTTGATAAAGCGAAAACCTtactaaatatttatttatttagtttatcTCCTTTTTTGTTCATATCTTTTCATCTATTTTCCTACCTTATGAAAATGTGtataaaaccaaaaagaaaaaaaaacaaaaaaaaacgataAACTTCTTTAgttttaactttttctttattattaacttttaattatgatttataattttaatatcatTAATGGGTATTTTTGCGTATCTATTTTTGTGTACATAAATGTTTTCTtaaaccaacaaaaaaaaaatacggcATTAACCAGAAGCATTATAAAATTGTTTACAAATGTCGCACAGAAAATTGAGAACAAAATTGGCAAGGCAATTATTGGTAAAATGAGGAAAAGGACGAATAACCAGAGACATTTTCAACTATTTTATAAAGTCAATAAATCGAATCAAactgaacaaaaaaaacataatgCATATAACCAGCTCCATAATCAATTTTGTGTTTATGTTTTGTGTTCGCATTCAACtcatatatctatatatactatatattcGTAATCGTGTACAGCATACAGATTTCATCAAGTAAACTAAGCCCATATGCACCCACAGACCATATCCCCTCCATGTTCAAAACCTGCAATCATTCCCATAGCAAATGTACTGCACACTTATCATAAAAAGGATCTATTGAAAAGGCATAAAACACCTCCAAACCATTGTAAAGCGTACGAAAAATATAGGAACTTCATATTTTGATTTAAGAAATTATGTAAAACAATCAGCATCTctatttaagaaataaaaaatatatgtctTAACTGTCAAGgaattaatataattttttctcATCTTGTAAATAATTCGTCCACCACCAATTTAGCTCAGTCATTGTCCTGCATAACACTGAAAAAATTCCTAATCCATGCAGGTTTAGCACACAAGCCTTCAAAAATACCATTCATTTGCTTGGACCAATTTAAGTAACTTCAAAACTGCACAGAAAATCATGCAATATAATACTTGTACAATTTGCAGTGCAGCTGAGCAGCAGTGACAAAGAAAGAACTGAAGTAGTTTTAAACGCTTGAACAACTACCACTCAATGACTTTTGATTATTATGATTAACAAACCAAAACTTTTACTTTGTACTCTAAGCCCCTCTCCAacccgaaaaaactatttatgTAGTTCTATTTTgtacattttcatttcatgttttgttttaagattgtttttgatgggagctattttggtattttgatTGTATTTTGTCTTAAATTAAAGCTTTAAATGTTTTCTATAACCTTTACGTTGTACATGGCATGAAATAACTAATCTAGATGTTAATCCAAACAATCCAACTATTATAATTCggaattaaaatttgtttattttatcatTTTTCCCCCACTTGGAATTTAGTTCGACCGTGGCACATCCTTCGGAGCTGCCGCCCTCGCCTCATCAATGGGAATGACGGCAAAATGAGGCGATTGCTGCCTAAAATCGAAACAAAAGCAACACAGCCAAACGATAGACCCTCGCCGTCGACAAAACGGAGGAGAGGAGTCGATCCCCAGTCCAAATAGAACCCTCAAAAACCCTCGAAAACCAACCCAACCCAACCCAGAGATAACTCAGCCAGGAACAACGATTGAATAATTTTTAAGCGCCAAACGGCTTTTGAGTGGGCGTTTGTCTGTTTGAAAGTTAAAGCATTCCACCACCGAAATTAACtaaaaggaaaacaaacaaatatttaataatactaTAGACAAACAAATATTGTAACGTAACTCAACTGAAACTAGTCTAAACAACAAAACTGTAGttaaagcagcagcagcagcgacaCAAAACCAGCAAGTTTAAAGTGAAGGAGAAATATTACAAGAATTAATATGAGAGAGGGAGCGAAGGATATTCTACGCACTAAAAGCAAAGCGTAGTTAAGAAATAACATTAGTTTTTTGGCAACAAAGCAGACATATTTTGTTGTGCTTGACAAGAATTGGAAGAGTTAATCGAAAATTCGaattaaatgcaaatgcaaaaacaacacaaaaatgttttatgtTAAGCTCCTAAGAAATCTATGTATATGTAAATTAATTagcaacacacacacacagacatcGTATTCATGATATACAAATATGCTTAACTCTTAAATATatcgatatatatatttaaaaataaaatagtaaCAAAATGCACACAAATCCAAAATTTGTTTGCCAAAATTTACCTCAAGCGATAAACCTTTTCATCCATTAAAAGgataatttcattttctgtATGCTTacgaaaaatatattaaacaaaatgatGTGTAGCTACAGCTAAATGTGTACTAAGcgctaaacaaaaacaaatttatttgaaattatgcaaatattttcatttacaCAAAACGTTTGAAGCTTCAATTTTGAAACTGGTTTCTAGATATGTACTCTTAATGCATCTGACCACAAAAAAGGCGGTCAGGCCTAACTCAATATTAGgaaaaaaagataaatatttgatGAAATTAGTTCAAAGTTTCAAGCTTTTTAAACATACTTTTCATAAATGTAAACtaacaaataaacaaaggaAAAACCAACAAGTGGACGACGCACTGCCCCCAGTGAATGGTTCGGGCGGATCGAACCCAAATGGACGGAGGGCTCGATTTCCATACTCATCCTCGAAGTCCAAAGGCACCGCCCGGATCAATTCGATTTTAGTTGATATGTATACTTTGCTTTTAGTTGATTACCATGTAATATAGTTTAATTTTCGACTAACTACACCTCTGTCTCTCTCAATGCTCATCGCTATAGGCTATAGCTAAGGTGCAGGACAGGATCGGTTATAGAGGATCAATTGCTAAGGCCTCGGCTGCCCAGAACATTATATATGTTTAAGACTGAGTTTTCTCATTTGACGACGATTGAATGATTGAGGATATGCAATATAAAATTCACACAATTCTTTACTTGAAAGGgtcaaaattaatttgatgTAGCTTAAGCACTTAAacgaaattaaaattgtatacCGTATATGTGTATTTTGAATGTCTTTTGTCTTCAATGTTTAGAGCCAAAACAATgcatgaaaatatttaatcgaAAAAAACGACGATGAAGTAGAAAAAGCTCTCGAAGAAGTTAAAACTGAAGCTAAACTTAACTTTCCTCTTCTTCAATTCTCTTAACTGTGCTGCTTTCTTATGTATGtagttattaattatatagcattatatatattaaccGATATATATACATGTATGGATTAGCgtaaaaacaaacgaaaacaaaacaaaaaacaaatatgaaTTCAAAACTTTCACGGAGATCTCatagcaaaaacaaaacgaaatgAAAGAAAAGAAAGGCAAAGGAAATCGGTGTGCAAAAAGTAGAATTTCTTTTCAACTTTTGTTTATAACTAAAGTTTTTCTTAACCGTAAATATATAGAGTACAGATTAGAGATTACCGATTACCTATTGTTTTCCCCTCATTTGACCAGAGACCGACACAGAGACACACTCGAATGCAAGTTAAATTGACAACTACATTAACATCATTTACATGTCTAAGCACATACTCCACATAGaggtacatatataaatatagctACGCATACCGATAGTTAGTTTTCGGTTCGGTTTAGGCACCGTGTACATAGCATTATCTCCACACCCCCACCAATAATTAGCCCACATCTCTCTCTAGCTCAGTAAGACGGTTAGCTATGCGGTAATACGAGTACGATAAGAAATGGACATGTACATTATACTACACACATAGCACAACCCTCGATTGGAGCAGGTCTgaactaaaatataataaagcAAATCACACTCGATATATAGCCTATATAGGATGTATGATTTGGAAGAGAGCGACTTGGGTCGCCGAAACCTCCCGTTCGAAATGAGTTCATTAGTTAAGATCAACTGTAACTGTAAACTGCATTAGTATTTGACTTGTAAACCGATTATGGATCATTCTTAACTATATATATTAGATACGTATTATGCATTAATTTACGTTAACTgagaataaaacaaaaaattgtgtaaactgtttgtataaaaaaaataagaactaaacaaaaaaagaagaaaacgAATCAATTTTGTTTCATTTGTCGCATTACTTGACGTGGATCCAACCCAACCCAATGCATTTGCTAATTAGAATTTATAGCTATGTAACACAGTGAAAACCCGACAACTAGCACCTACTATATACGATAtgtgtatgtatatgtatggACAATATTTGAGATTAAAACAACACACCACACAATTCTTCAAGTTTGTATTAGAGTACAGGTAAAATGACAGCGTTCCATGGAATTGAAAAACCTTTGGATGCCACTTATATTTAACCATTTGAATATTAACCAAATATATATGGGAAATAACCTATAAAATTGGTAAGAATCTATGGGGACATTTTTGAAACTAGAATTGGTCAAGATTGGTAGATAAAACCATAAAAATGATCGCGCTCAGGttataaattgtaaaaattgaaaacactCCTATATATACGAAATAATTCTATAGTTCGCATAACATAAAGATAACCATATAAATGTATGTTTAACAAGTTTAACAAAAGGCTGTTTGTAGAAATTGTGACACAGTTTTTTTAACCCGAACCCACACTACTAACCGATGATTAACCAACTCGATGTGTAAATGCAAATGAAGAATGAAACATCTTCGACTTTACAGTAAATGTAGTTGCTTACACTTGCCAAAAAAATGGCTGCTTTTTGCACTTCGAGAAAATTGTGTAAATACTAAAGAAAATGATAAATATAGTAATCGTCGCACATAAATTTAGAGAAAACTTTGTGATTGCTTCTCATTGATGATAATGACATAACTGTTTCGTAGAGGAATCTAAaggcaaatattttttcttataaacatcatgtAAAAACACTTGATACGCTAACCGACAAAAAAAGGCAAACGCTAAATGTAGGTCACACCAAAACGTAGTTAACAAACACGATATAAGGGTATATAAAAGACCTATAACCACTGAAAATCGATGGCAGATGCTTAACCCCAAATACGATAAACAAGTATATGTGTATGGAAAATTTGCTAAATGTTGTAAAAAGTATATTACGCGATTATAATTGTAGCACTCGAAATGGAATCTCTCCACTCATGTAGAAATCCTCATCCAGTAAAAGCACGCGACAAAGTTCCCTAATACTTTACACACGATTTGGTTTCCTCGACCCGCAAGCTAAATTAAACATTAACTGtttaaatgtatatatgtaaTGTATTAACCACATTAACCAGATACTAACTGAAACGAAACTAAGCCCAGAAAACTTACTTGTGTAATTTACATGGAAATCGTTAAGACACACTAACCATTGTATTAACTAAACTAAACCACACTAAATAAACCCGCATTAGACTtactaaatattattataacgTAACTGAAAAAAGAAAGAATATGGATGACAAAACCGTAAAAAATGCTTTCAAACTAAATAAAGTTCTTTGGAATTACAatgcaaaaaagaaaaacaaaaagataCGAAAAAAACAAGTGGTACTTTTAATGGGGGGTGGTAATTTATAATGATATCCCATTATTTCCCAAAAAATAAgacattatttattattgagCTTAAATCAAGCTTTCATATATTCAATATAGAAAAGTCTTCAATCCTGGTAATTAGTTGTATGGCTTCTCTTTCAAAATGTACCCATATCCAGGGGTAATATCAAATTTTGGACTGGCTTACTCATCTAAATGGGGAGCTGCATCAGCTCTGCGTTGGCTTATACAATAAATTGGTTTCTGCTTCAGTCTTAGACAATGTAATGAAATGCCTTCTATATGTACGATTCTTTCGAAAATAATGGGAACTTTTTCACATGAAATGGAAATTAAATCGGTGTTGAAATACTGGTAACTAATCCTTGTTGCCGTAGATACTGTAACTCTTCTCGACGAAGATCTGGATGGAACGCTTGACGTTCTGCTTGTGTGGCTCGGGCAGCTGTTCCAATTTAGGAAGGATCTTCATCAGGAAGCGGAAGTCGGGCGATAGATTTATGTTCGTCTCGATGTCCTGTGAATTCATTTTCTCATCCAAGTTCTCGGTCTTCAAGATCTTGGCACTCGGAATTGGAAGTGGCATCGGGTTGGGCGAGGGCACGGGActtggagtgggcgtgaccTTCACAAAGTTAGTGGGATTTTTCTTGGGCGGCAGTGTTATATGTGGCCTAGGATTGTTGACCACTGGCTTGGACTTGGCTACCACTGGAGTTGGCTTGATCTGTTTGTGTTCCTTGTCCTGTATGCGATTCAATATCTCTGGCAGTagcttctccaaatgttgAGTGAGATTGGCCTGCGGCTTGTCGGTCATAATCATCAGTTTCTGGCCCGCTGCTTCCTTATCCTGCTCCACGACCACGAACATCTTGCGCTTCTTGGGCTGCCCATTGAGATTCGGTGTATGGCCCTTGGTCTCATCTGACTTTTCGGTGATCAGGTAGAGCTTCCTTTTCTTGGTCTGACCGTTCTCCAAGCGGTTCAGTCCATTCTGGGAATCCTCTAAGGCGGATAGAGGTAACGAGGCTTCATAGTCGGAGTTTATGGACTGGACGTCGCTGGAGGCCGAGGAGCTAATGGAGTGGGAACGCTGGGGCAGGGGCATAATGCTGGTAATGGGCTTCTTGGCCTGGTGGTGACTCTCCAGATGTCTGGTGGGGGTCTGTAAGAATTCAAGGTTTATTAGGTGTTATAGTAAATACGGAAACACTTTGCTCAACACtcaattaaacatttatatttgctATATATCTAAAACTTAG
Encoded here:
- the LOC119552922 gene encoding serine/threonine-protein kinase NLK, producing MSVSMSLVQGGAAGGAPQGASAILAAAAPYYQPPAVPQDVQPDRPIGYGAFGVVWAVTDPRDGRRVALKKLPNVFQSLVSSKRVFRELKMLCFFKHENVLSALDILQPPHLDFFQEIYVITELLQSDLHKIIVSPQHLSADHIKVFLYQILRGLKYLHSARILHRDIKPGNLLVNSNCVLKICDFGLARVEEPDQAKHMTQEVVTQYYRAPEILMGARHYSSAVDVWSVGCIFGELLGRRILFQAQNPVQQLELITELLGTPTMEDMRHACEGARTHMLRRAPKPPSFSVLYTLSSHATHEAVHLLCQMLVFDPDKRISVTDALAHPYLDEGRLRYHSCMCKCCFTTSAGMRQYTADFEPSAGQPFDDLWERKLTSVQQVKEEMHKFIAEQLQTGRVPLCINPQSAAFKSFASSTVAHPSELPPSPHQWE
- the LOC119555076 gene encoding uncharacterized protein LOC119555076 isoform X1, with the protein product MSTLRICQAVSLNPAAPPSSSRTCLMGCRGVKPNELRRFPVHDADRCHHWLRHFGVSDKLVDRLGGLQKLRICFRHFSQRQEMAKTRIKMTPLRKSSSSKGAGVVLPSNGGTVISVGGTGAGTGAGAVKSEVDNTTIELVETPTRHLESHHQAKKPITSIMPLPQRSHSISSSASSDVQSINSDYEASLPLSALEDSQNGLNRLENGQTKKRKLYLITEKSDETKGHTPNLNGQPKKRKMFVVVEQDKEAAGQKLMIMTDKPQANLTQHLEKLLPEILNRIQDKEHKQIKPTPVVAKSKPVVNNPRPHITLPPKKNPTNFVKVTPTPSPVPSPNPMPLPIPSAKILKTENLDEKMNSQDIETNINLSPDFRFLMKILPKLEQLPEPHKQNVKRSIQIFVEKSYSIYGNKD
- the LOC119555076 gene encoding uncharacterized protein LOC119555076 isoform X2 — protein: MAKTRIKMTPLRKSSSSKGAGVVLPSNGGTVISVGGTGAGTGAGAVKSEVDNTTIELVETPTRHLESHHQAKKPITSIMPLPQRSHSISSSASSDVQSINSDYEASLPLSALEDSQNGLNRLENGQTKKRKLYLITEKSDETKGHTPNLNGQPKKRKMFVVVEQDKEAAGQKLMIMTDKPQANLTQHLEKLLPEILNRIQDKEHKQIKPTPVVAKSKPVVNNPRPHITLPPKKNPTNFVKVTPTPSPVPSPNPMPLPIPSAKILKTENLDEKMNSQDIETNINLSPDFRFLMKILPKLEQLPEPHKQNVKRSIQIFVEKSYSIYGNKD